The Thermodesulforhabdaceae bacterium genomic sequence GGAGGCATCTCGCTACGGAGGAGTTCAATACTTTATACGGGCTCTTGCTGTAACCTTCGGGATGTTCGTTGGCTGGGAAGGCATTCTGCCGGACAGCGTGGAAACGATTAAAAAGGCTCTTTGCGAAGCCCGGGAAGGCGGAGCTGATCTGGTGATAACCACGGGGGGAACTGGAAAAGGCGTCAAAGATCTGATTGTAAAAACATGGATAGAATGTGGTGGAGAGGTGTTATTTCAAAACATTTCTTTAGTCCCGGGGAAAAGCACAGCAGGAGGCGTTACAGGCGATACCCCCTGGATTGCTCTCCCGGGAGGGGTCATGGGTGCGGTGGTATCTTTTGTGGAAGCATGCAAAATAATAGCTCTGGAGTGGTATGGCTCAGGGGATGCGATTATTCCATCCTGTAAAACCGTCCTTGGAGAAGAGGTAGATAGAATCGAAGGAATGTATCGAGCCACATGGGGATGCGTTGAGAATCGCAATGGAACTTTAATTTTTTTGCCAAACAGCACAAATGATGCTAATTTAAGAAAGATTAATGGTTACATTCTGATCGAACCTGGCAGTGGCTCAGTTCCGAAAGGAACAACCTGTGAAACAGTGGTTTTTTGAATATTACAAAAGCTAATCAGCGAAAGAGACGATGCTCAAGGGAACTATCATAGAAGAACGTTATTACGATTTTCTGGGAAGATTTCTGACGCCAATTCTGGTGAAGTTGAAACTCGAGCCAAATCATCTGAGTCTTTTAGGACTGTTTTTCAGCATTGTTGCCGGAATTAGCTACGTTTATTCGCCTTTTCTGGGGGGTACCTTCACTCTCCTTTCAGGCCTTATGGATACTCTAGACGGATCCCTGGCAAGAACCACGGGCAAATCGAAAAAAGCGGGAGCTTTCTTAGATTCTGTGCTGGATCGTTACACCGAGCTGTTTATATTTCTCGGCATATGGGGCTATTTTTATCGAATCAACTATGCCGTGCCGCTCGTGTCCGTTTTGATTATTTTGATCCTCTTTGGATCGCTTATGGTTAGTTATACTCGAGCGAGAGCAGAGGGATTAGGAGAAAAATGTATTGTGGGTTTATTCCAGAGAGGCGAACGAATTATTATACTTGGGTGCGCAGGATTAGTTTATCTTTTCTTCCCGCACCCAATGGTTCTATTCGTTACCCTCTGGATTTTCCTTATAGGAACTAACGCTACAGCCTTCTGGCGTTTTGCCCACGTGCTGAAAAAACTAAAACAACGTGATTAATTCTTCATCTTCCAAGCGAGTCAGTCTTCTGAAGAATTATTTTATCATCTTCTCGATATATCTCGAAAGTGTCACCAACGGAAAATCCGAGTTGATCTATCAGAAGAGCCTTGTTAAGCGTGATGCTCCCGCTCTGCCCAATGGTTCTAAAGTTATCAGTCTTGATAAAGACAGAGGTTTTTTTCTCTTTTTTCCGAATGATAACGGGTCTCTCAGATTTCATTTCCTTCACTTCTGGATGATGAAATGTCGGTTGAGACAAACTATCATTTTCAACATCTTCCTCAATAGCTGGTGAAGTCTGACGAGCTTCTGCCGCCACAGCCGAATAGCCAGAAGGTTGAGAGCGGTAAGCAACAGAAGGTTGCTGACCAGACGAAGATTCCCGCTTTTTACCAAAATCAAGAGGCGGAATTTCGCCCAGTTCCATTAAACCCCGCATATAAAGATCCTGAACTTCACTTTTAAAACGAAGTCCAAAAAGTTTCTGCACAGCTTCAATAGAACGACCGTTTCTAATCTCGTTAACAATGAGTTTAGGATCAATGTTCCTGTATTCTACATCCATAACAAACTCCCTTTTAGCTGCTAAAGTTTTCTTACAGGCACTCATAAACAAGTGCCTTTTCTGTTAAAAATAGATTTTTAGTTATGTCCAAAGCTAAAACCTTGAAACCAAGTGTTTCACAATGTGGGATTTACCCAGATGTTATCTCCTTTGGAACATTTATATTTTAAAGATAACAACATCTTTTGTCAATCGAAAGCAAAGGGTGTTCGAAAAAGATCTTGGCGATACACGCGGTTGTCTTATCGTAGGGGCATGCCATGCCCCTACACATGATGCGCTATTTCAACCAATGATCCTGTTCCAGCTTCACTAAAACGTAAGGGCTTAAAAAGACTCCAAATAAAGGATACTTTCCGAACAGCCTCACCGAAGATATGTAGGTTATTCTAAAATCCTATATAACACTATCCACAAATGGCCGATCTCACAAGTTTAGAACAACCAACTGTCAACTTAACCACTCTTTCAGCTACAGGCTCACTCAAAGTGCCACATCCACAACTTGGCGTTATCATAGATTGCACTAAAATCTTTTTTATAATCTCAGATGTAAAATGTTCTTCCAGAAGACCTATAAGTTTACGATATAAACTTTCTTCAGTTTCCTGATCCACTTTTTTAGGGTCGTCCGTAGGAACCATACCCCAGGCAATTATACCTCCACCATTCACAAAAGAAATTATATCTTCACCATAGATGCAAAATCGATCGCCGTAATTATAAGCGTCGCAATTTATAATATTAATTTTTGACCTGAGAAGAAGCGACCAATCAGTATTTGCACAAACATGAACCCCTATTAAGATTCCGTAAGGAGCCAAAATATCGCAAATTTCGCCAAGAAGTTTCTCAATATACTCAGAAGAAATGCCTATAAAAGCTGAGGATCCAAAACCGGCAAGAGCCGGTTCATCAAAAAATATGATCATCCGTTGAGAGAAAGGCTTAAGTAATTTAATCTGCCACAGAGCTTTCAAAGCCAGATGTTTGGGAACTACATCGACCATTCGATCATCGTAGAGTAAAAGTTTCCCATCGAAGGATTTAAGAGAACTAAGAAGTGTAAAGGGTCCTACAACTTGTCCTTTTACAGCCTGATATGGAGCATTGGAAGATGATGCAAGGGTATCGAGAAAAACCTGAAAAGTCTTGCCCGCCTCTTCACCCATCCTAAACCGGCTTTCCCTTACGTCGATCCGCCCTTCGATCACATCCAGATATTCAGAATAAAAACTGTATAGTTCATTCTCAAAATTCGGAACATTCGTATTGATAATGTTTTTTCCCATAGTTTCAGCAT encodes the following:
- a CDS encoding molybdopterin molybdotransferase MoeA: MMRFENFREAFFAVARRSKKLGIETVNIEEALGRVCSKTVRALLPNPPFSNSRWDGFAVRAADVERATVDHPVELRIKKEHVITAGRTDRLIVEPGWCCPIMSGAPLPEGTDAVVKLEDVELKGDTIRVKTPVSSGDGLWKSGSFWKAGEVLVDKGTRIRPYNVFKLAEAGFRSVEVFRKPKIAIFAVGDELTPPGIPLKEASRYGGVQYFIRALAVTFGMFVGWEGILPDSVETIKKALCEAREGGADLVITTGGTGKGVKDLIVKTWIECGGEVLFQNISLVPGKSTAGGVTGDTPWIALPGGVMGAVVSFVEACKIIALEWYGSGDAIIPSCKTVLGEEVDRIEGMYRATWGCVENRNGTLIFLPNSTNDANLRKINGYILIEPGSGSVPKGTTCETVVF
- a CDS encoding CDP-alcohol phosphatidyltransferase family protein, producing the protein MLKGTIIEERYYDFLGRFLTPILVKLKLEPNHLSLLGLFFSIVAGISYVYSPFLGGTFTLLSGLMDTLDGSLARTTGKSKKAGAFLDSVLDRYTELFIFLGIWGYFYRINYAVPLVSVLIILILFGSLMVSYTRARAEGLGEKCIVGLFQRGERIIILGCAGLVYLFFPHPMVLFVTLWIFLIGTNATAFWRFAHVLKKLKQRD
- a CDS encoding AbrB/MazE/SpoVT family DNA-binding domain-containing protein — its product is MDVEYRNIDPKLIVNEIRNGRSIEAVQKLFGLRFKSEVQDLYMRGLMELGEIPPLDFGKKRESSSGQQPSVAYRSQPSGYSAVAAEARQTSPAIEEDVENDSLSQPTFHHPEVKEMKSERPVIIRKKEKKTSVFIKTDNFRTIGQSGSITLNKALLIDQLGFSVGDTFEIYREDDKIILQKTDSLGR